The sequence AAGACACGCTGGAACTGCTGAAACCGCTCAACGAGGCACTGAAGCCGATTGGAGCCTCGCTGTCCGATCGGCGCACCTCGCCGACCGGGGCCGACATCGGCCCGCTCGGCAAGGCCGGCGTGCCCAATTTCGCGCCGCTGGTGGACTCGCGCAGCTACTTTGATTACCACCACACGGCGGCTGATACCTTCGACAAGCTCGATCCCGAGGAGGTCCGCTACCAGTCGTCGGTGATGGCGACCCTGGCCTGGTGGCTGGCCAATACCGACGAGGTCTTGCCGCGCGTGCCGGTACAGGCAGCGACGACGGGGCACTGACCGCGCCGACTGCGCCGGATCAGGGCGTCTGGATTGAGCGCCGCGTCACGAATTCACGAAAAGATTTCGGAAAATCACCTGAGCAGGGGATACCGCTGCGCCTGCCGGCGCGGGAGAATGCCGGATGCCTCGGCGGGCAGCGCGAAACGATCGCGGCTCCGTCGAGGCGCCGGTTGACCGTCCCCCGACGCAGGCAAAGGATTCCCCAGGATGCGCAGATCAGTATCGTCATTTCGCAGCGTTCCGCCGCCCGAGTTTGCCGTGGCCCGTGCAAGCGATCTGGCTGCGTACGGCGCGCCCAGGCCGTTGCGGCCGCAGACGTCGATGTACAGCATCCTGCATGGTCTGAAGCGCGGCGAGCGCCAAGCCCGCTTTCTGCTGCCGGCATTCGATCGGCCGGTCACGGGCCGGGTGCGCGAAGTCCTGCCGGAACGAGCGATCCTCGATCTCGTCGTTGCCGGTGTGAGTGTCAGCATCGCCATGCCACCGCGCCGCGTGCGACTCGCCGTTGCGGTGTGAGCGCGTCACCGTTCGGCGGAGACCTGCCGGTGGTGAGCGCTCAGCTGCGGAAAGCGTCCGGAATGCTCAGCTCGTAGGTTGCGCCGCTACCCTGGCGCAGGCCCGTCAGGTGCGGCCCACGCTGTGAACTGAAGTAGAGGCGGCTGCCGTCCGCGGTGAATGCGGGGCCGGTGATCTCGCTGCCGGGCGCGTCGATCTGCACCAGCACTTTCGCAGTCTGGTTGGGCACCACCACGATCAGGCGCTTGGCTTCGCCGTCCTCGGCGACCAGCACGTCACCATGCGGGCTCACGGTGACATTGTCGACATCGTCGAACGGCGGGTCGATGAAGCTGTTGTCGAACACCAGCTCGATCAAGGCATTGTCGATGTCGTAGGCGTAGACGCGGTTGTCGCCCTTGCTGGCGAAGAACAGCAGGGCACGCGTCACCGCGCTGCCACCGGGCGGAATCTGGGACCGCTCGGGCGGCACCTCGTACAGCCAGATGCCCTCGCCCCCGTTGAACACCGTACCCGGCACCATGCTGCCTTCGGCGCTCAGGGCTTCACGGACCGTGCCTTGCGGTTCGTCGGCACGCTGCACGTCGATCCATTCCACACGATGCAGGCTGCGCAGCAGCGCATCGTCCTCGGCGTAGCCGCCGTTCTCGTAGCCTTCGATGTTCATCGCCTGCAGCGTACCGCTCTGCATTTGCAGACGCGGCCTGCCGTCTTCGCCGGTCACGAGGTCGCTGCTATCGGCGACGAAGCGGTACAGGCGCCCCGAACCGGAATCCTCGGTCAGGAACACGCTGCGCGTGTGCAGGTCCACCGCGGCGGCTTCGTGGCTGAACAGGCCCAGCGCCGGCAGGGCGCGCGCATCGTCCGCGCTGCCCATCGGCAGACATTCGTAGACGCTGCCGTCGCCGGTTTCCTCGCAGGACAGCCAGGTGTGCCAGGGCGTGGCGCCGCCAGCGCAGTTGCGGCGGGTGCCGTCGAGAATGCGCCGGGCGGCGATGATGTTGCCGCCAGCATCGAACTGCAGTGCGCCGACGCCACCGTCGGGTCCGTCGACCTCGCTGTTGGACACGTAAACCCAGCCACCGTCTTCGGTGGCGAAGCAGGCGCCGCCGTCCGGCGCCTCGTGCCAGTTGTAGCCGTTGAGGCCGAGCGGTTCGAAGCGGCCGGTCAGTGGATTGCTGAGATTCCGGGCCACCGCACGCAGAGTGAAGCCTTCCGGGATGTACACCCCGTCGATTCCGGAATCCACCAAGGGCCCGACCTTGGACAGAGGACCCGGAGCGATCGTGAACTCGGATTGTGGGCCCAGTGGCTCGCCGCCGCCGGAATCCGAAGCGCCACCGTTTCCGGAGCCGCTGCAGGCCTTGAGCCAGGGCGTCAGCGAAACGGCACCCGCCGTCCAGAAGGCGTGCTGCAGAAAACGGCGACGACTGCCGCGCCCGGCCAATGAGTGTACCGACATGTGCGTGCTTCCCCGGAAAAAGGGCGAAGCATCGCAGCCTGGTTTTGCGTGGCGATGACAGCCGCCACGCGGCGGGCCTCAGAACATCTCGGTTTGATCGTCCGCGTCCGGCCTCTCGCTCACCGCCGGCACTTCGCGCGACGCGATCCACTCGCCGGTGATCATCTGGTCATAGGTCGCACCCGGTCCGACCATCGGATAGACCAGGGCGTCCGGATCGATGATGACTTCGAGAAACGCCGGACCTTCGAATTCGATGAACTCGCGAATCACGTGCGGCAGATCCTCGTTGCGGTCGAGGCGCACGGCGTAGTCATAACCGTCGGCCTGGGCCGCCTTGACGAAGTCCTTCTTGTGCAGCGACTTGTCGGTGGCCGAGAAACGGCTCTTGAAGAACAGTTTCTGCCACTGGCGCACCATGCCGTCGCCGAAATTGTTGAGCACCACGACCTTGACCGGCAGGTTGTAGGTGGTCACCGTTTCGAGCTCGCCGATGTTCATGCGAATGCTGGCGTCGCCGTCGATATCGATGACCACGCGATTCTGGCCGGCGAAGGCCGCGCCGATCGCGGCCGGCAGGCCGAAGCCCATGGTGCCCATCGATCCCGAGGTCAGCCACAGGCGCGGTTCGCGAAAATCGAAATACTGCGCGGCCCACATCTGGTGTTGCCCCACGCCGGTGGCGATGATCGCCTCGCCGCCGGTCAGGCGGTTGATTTCCTCGATCACGGCGTAGGGCTGGATCAGGGCGGATTCGCGGTCGTAGTTCATCGCGTGGCGCGTCTTGAGTTCGGCGAGGTGCCGGTGCCAGGCCGACCAGTCACGCACGAAGCCGATGTCCTTGCCGTGTTCCGTGAGTTTGCGCAGCGCCGCCGGCAGCAGCCCGACGTGATGCCAGTCGACGCGCTTGACCTTGTTGATCTCGGCGGCGTCGATGTCCAGGTGCGCGATGAACTTGGCGCCGTGCGCAAACTGGTCGGGTTTGGTGGCCACCCGGTCGTCGAAGCGGCTGCCGACGGCAATGATGCAATCGGCGTCCTCGACCGCGTAGTTGGCGTAGGCGCGGCCGTGCATGCCGAGCATGTGCATCGAGCGTTCGGCGGTGGTGTCGTAGGCACCCAGGCCCATCAGCGTCATCGTCACCGGAATGCCGAAACCGTCCGCGAATTCGCGCAGGGCCTGCGCCGCGCCGGCATTGATGGCGCCGCCGCCGACGTAGAGCAGGGGCCGTTCGGCGCGCGACAGCAAATCGAAGAAGCTGGCGCACTTGGTGTCCGGAACCTGCGAGGCTTCGAGGGCTCGCAGACGTGCGCGAAAGCCCGGCACCGGCAGCACGCCTTCACCGGAGTAGGGTCCGATCCAGTTCTGCACATCCTTGGGCACGTCGACCACGACCGGCCCCGGGCGGCCCGAACGGGCGATCTCGAACGCGGTGCGTACCGTCGCTTCGAGCTGGCTCGGGTCCGTGACCAGAAACACATGCTTGGCGCAGGCCCCCATGATGTTGGTGACGGGTGCTTCCTGGAACGCATCCGTGCCGATCGCGGACGTCGGCACCTGGCCGCAGATCACCACGATCGGGATCGAATCGGCCATGCAGTCGCGCACCGGGGTCACGCAATTGGTGGCGCCGGGGCCGGAGGTGACCAGTGCCACGCCGACCTTGCCGGAAGCGCGTGCGTAGCCGGATGCCATGAAGCCGGCACCCTGTTCGTTGGCCGGCACGATCAGCGGCATGCGCTCGTCGTGCAGCTGGTTGTAGCGAAAGATTGCGTCGTAGGTGGGCAGAATCGCGCCGCCGGAATAGCCGAATACCGCGTCGACGCCCTCGTCTTCCAGTACCTGGACGATGATGTCCGCGCCGGACAGTCGTTGGCCGGCGAGGCGATGGCGTAGCGGTGAAAGCGGAGCTTGGGTCATGGCGACATCTTCTGCGGTATCGATCCGGGCGGCTTGCCGAACACGCTGCCCGGTCTGGGTGAATCACCCGGTTCGAGCAGCCAACGTCCGCAATAGCGGCCTTCCGGAACAAAAAAGGGTGCGCAGATTAGCGCTGTTGCGCCGCCGATGCCACGCGGAGCCTCAGTTTGAGGGATACGAGTTCCGCTCAGCGTCCCCAGCCGAGCTTGCGGCTGAGCTTGGAAAGCACGCTGCGCTGCTCCGGCATGCGCCCGACACCGCTTTCGGTCAGCTCGATGTCGAAGTGCTCATCGGCGCCGTGGAACCGGACGATTCCTGCCTTGTAGGCCAGATCCAGAGCGTGCAGCAGCGCGTTGTCATCGAGCCCGGTGCCGTGCCAGCGGCTTTTCAGTGCCGAGTAGCCGATCCGGCTTCCAGCGAAACGCTCCGGGCCTTCGAATGCGCCGGAAATCAGGTCGCGCAGTTCCGAATCAGGAACGTGCGGCCCCGGCTGAGTGATTTCCGGCGCACATTCCAGGAGTCGCGCCGGGGTCAGCGGGCCGCGGATGAACTCGGCACCGCCTTCGCCGAGCTCCCAGTAAACATCCATCCCGCGAATGCGGTGGCGTACGTATTCGTCGCGCAGCAGGACATCGAATGCGGTCCGCAGGTCGCCGGCGCGCAGCCCGGTTTCCTGCCAGTAACGCGACACCGTGACGCCGATCAGCAGTTCACCCTTCTTGAGCTTGAGATCGCGGAAGATCGACAGCACCTGGTTGCGGAGCGCGATTTCGCTCAAGGCCAGCCCGCGGCCAATGAACACGGTGGGGCGGATGTCGGGCTCGGCCACCGGCGCCGCTTCGGTGTCGATCGCGGGAGGCGCACTGGTCGAAAAGCGGGTCGCGGAGAGCAGCCGACGGTAGCCATCCGGACTCAGACGCAGATGCGGCGGCGTCAGCCCGGGCGCCAATTCCACCCATTGCTCCTGAATCAACAGCGCGAGCAGATCGGCCAAACGCTGATCGTCCTGTTCGGTGCGCCGCCAGCGTTCGCGCAGCAAGTGCAGCGGAGCGCCCATCGACAGGCTCACGCAGTGCGCGTCCAGCCATTCGAGCAGCTCGTCGCACTGCTGTTCACCGACCAGGATTCTCGGCTGCATCGCACTCTCCCCATATCCGGACTTACTGATAACGTGCCGACAGGCGCAGTGCAAGCCTGAGTGCTCGCCGCTTTACGTAAACTTGCGCTTTGTCGGACAGCCCCACGAGTTTGCATGGATTTCGGAATTGGCGAGAGCTACGCACTGGCCAGCGCCTTCGCCTGGGCGGTGGCGGTGATTCTGTTCAAGCGCTCCGGCGAGCAGTTGCCGCCGTTCGAACTGAACCTGGTCAAGAACCTGCTCGCGACCGTGCTGCTGGCGGTGACCGTGTGGCTGCTCGCGGGTGCCCAGCTGCCGCACCTCGGCCCGGTCGACATCGGGCTGACGGTGGCCTCGGGCGTGCTGGGTATCGCGGTGGGCGACACCCTGTACTTCCGCGCACTCAACCTGCTGGGCGCGAGCCGCATGGGCGTGGCGCAGACCTTGTACTCGCCGTGCGTGATCCTGCTGTCGGTGATGTTTCTCGGCGAGCGCCTTTACTGGTGGCAGGTCGGCGGCGTGGCGCTGGTGCTCGGCGGCATCCTGCTGGTCAGCTATGTCGGCAAGGGCATCAGCATCGCGCGTTCGACCCTGGTGCTGGGCTTCACGCTGGCCGCAGCCTCGGTGTTCATGATGGCGCTGGGCATCGTTCTGGCGAAGCCCTTGCTGGTGCAGCATGACTTCCTGTGGATCGTGTTCCTGCGCACCGCGGCCGGCTTGCTGGGCATGCTGCTGCTGGTGGCCTGGCGTCGCCAATGGCGTTCACTGTGGCAGACCTATCGCGGCGTGCGGCGCTGGCCGGTGATCGTAGCCGGGGCCGTGTGTGGAACCTACCTGGCGATGATCTTCTGGCTGGCCGGGTACAAGTACACGGACATGTCGGTGGCCGCGGTGCTCAACGAGCTGGCGGCGGTCTTCATCCTGGTCCTGGCCGTGATCTTCCTGCGAGAGAGGATCGGGCGTCGACAGATACTGGGGACTCTGCTGGCGATGCTCGGCGTGGCGCTGGTGGTCGCACGGCCCTCGGCGTGATTGCGCGCACGAATCTCGCTTCAGGACGAGCAGCTCACCTCGATGTGCTGCGCCCAGGCCGGCGGTTCGGCGAAGTAGCGCTCCATGTCCGGCTGTTCGTCATAGGGTCGCGCCAGCAGACGCATCAGGCGATCGATTTCGGTGGCGTCGCCTTGCTGCGCCTGTTCGATCGCGCCTTGCGCCATCCAGTTGCGTAACACGTATTTCGGGTTGACGGCGTTCATGTTCTGCCGGCGCTGCGCATCGTCCGAATGCTCGCGCCGCAAGCGCGCGCGATAGTCGCCCAGCCAGGCGTCGAAGGCTTCGAGATCGCCAACGTAGTCGCGCAGCCGC is a genomic window of Gammaproteobacteria bacterium containing:
- a CDS encoding DMT family transporter, which gives rise to MDFGIGESYALASAFAWAVAVILFKRSGEQLPPFELNLVKNLLATVLLAVTVWLLAGAQLPHLGPVDIGLTVASGVLGIAVGDTLYFRALNLLGASRMGVAQTLYSPCVILLSVMFLGERLYWWQVGGVALVLGGILLVSYVGKGISIARSTLVLGFTLAAASVFMMALGIVLAKPLLVQHDFLWIVFLRTAAGLLGMLLLVAWRRQWRSLWQTYRGVRRWPVIVAGAVCGTYLAMIFWLAGYKYTDMSVAAVLNELAAVFILVLAVIFLRERIGRRQILGTLLAMLGVALVVARPSA
- the ilvB gene encoding biosynthetic-type acetolactate synthase large subunit yields the protein MTQAPLSPLRHRLAGQRLSGADIIVQVLEDEGVDAVFGYSGGAILPTYDAIFRYNQLHDERMPLIVPANEQGAGFMASGYARASGKVGVALVTSGPGATNCVTPVRDCMADSIPIVVICGQVPTSAIGTDAFQEAPVTNIMGACAKHVFLVTDPSQLEATVRTAFEIARSGRPGPVVVDVPKDVQNWIGPYSGEGVLPVPGFRARLRALEASQVPDTKCASFFDLLSRAERPLLYVGGGAINAGAAQALREFADGFGIPVTMTLMGLGAYDTTAERSMHMLGMHGRAYANYAVEDADCIIAVGSRFDDRVATKPDQFAHGAKFIAHLDIDAAEINKVKRVDWHHVGLLPAALRKLTEHGKDIGFVRDWSAWHRHLAELKTRHAMNYDRESALIQPYAVIEEINRLTGGEAIIATGVGQHQMWAAQYFDFREPRLWLTSGSMGTMGFGLPAAIGAAFAGQNRVVIDIDGDASIRMNIGELETVTTYNLPVKVVVLNNFGDGMVRQWQKLFFKSRFSATDKSLHKKDFVKAAQADGYDYAVRLDRNEDLPHVIREFIEFEGPAFLEVIIDPDALVYPMVGPGATYDQMITGEWIASREVPAVSERPDADDQTEMF
- a CDS encoding PhoX family protein, whose amino-acid sequence is MSVHSLAGRGSRRRFLQHAFWTAGAVSLTPWLKACSGSGNGGASDSGGGEPLGPQSEFTIAPGPLSKVGPLVDSGIDGVYIPEGFTLRAVARNLSNPLTGRFEPLGLNGYNWHEAPDGGACFATEDGGWVYVSNSEVDGPDGGVGALQFDAGGNIIAARRILDGTRRNCAGGATPWHTWLSCEETGDGSVYECLPMGSADDARALPALGLFSHEAAAVDLHTRSVFLTEDSGSGRLYRFVADSSDLVTGEDGRPRLQMQSGTLQAMNIEGYENGGYAEDDALLRSLHRVEWIDVQRADEPQGTVREALSAEGSMVPGTVFNGGEGIWLYEVPPERSQIPPGGSAVTRALLFFASKGDNRVYAYDIDNALIELVFDNSFIDPPFDDVDNVTVSPHGDVLVAEDGEAKRLIVVVPNQTAKVLVQIDAPGSEITGPAFTADGSRLYFSSQRGPHLTGLRQGSGATYELSIPDAFRS